One Streptomyces dangxiongensis genomic window, CAGCAGCAGCCCGCCCCCGTGCGCCACCACCGACCCGCGCAGCGCCCCCGCGAACCTGCGGGTGGCGCCCAGCCACTCGGTCCCGGCGAGCACATCCCGCAGCAACGCGACCCGTACGGCGTCCATGCGACCGCATCCTGCCGGAACCGGTCGTTCGTGACACGGAGTTCACCCGGAATTCGCCCGACCGGGGAAGGGGACGGGCCCCGTTCCGTCAGACATGAGGAGCCGTCCATGACCGACGCGACCGTCCCCTTCCGCGCGGGCCACGACGGATACGCCGCCTTCCGCATCCCGGCCGTCGTCGCCACCGGGGCCGGCACCCTGCTCGCGTTCTGTGAGGGCCGGGCCGACTCCTCGGCCGACCACGGGCGCATCGACATCGTGCTGAAACGGTCCACGGACGGCGGCCGGACCTGGGGGCCGCTCCTGGTCGCGGCGAGCAACGGCAAGAACCTCGCCGGCAACCCCGCGCCCGTCGTGCTCGACACCGGCCGGATCCTGCTCGTGCACATACGCGCCGCGGCCCGGGCCACCGAGGCCGACATCCTGCGCGGCCGGGTCAAGGACGCCGACGGGCGCCGCGTGTGGGTGCGGCACAGCGACGACGACGGCCTCACCTGGTCCACGCCGACGGAGATCACCGCGCGGGTGAAGAAGCCCGGCTGGCGCTGGTACGCCACCACCCCCGGGCACGCCCTCCAGCTAAGCGGCGGGCGCGTCCTCGTCCCCGCCAACCACACGCTGCCGCCCACCGGCACCGACACCGGCGCCGAGGCCCGGTACAACAGCGGCCACTGCCTGCTCAGCGACGACCGCGGCGCGAGCTGGTACCTCGGCTACGTGGACGAGAACACCGACGGCTACGTCAACGTCAACGAGACCACCGCCGCCGAACTCCCCGACGGCCGCGTCTACCTCAACACCCGCAACGACTCGCCCTCGCCCGGCAACCGGGCCGACGCCCACTCCGAGGACGGCGGCCGGACCCTCGTGAAGCCCTTCCGCCCGCAGGCCGGGCTGCCCGCACCGGTCTGCCAGGCCTCCGTCCTCCAGCTCCGCGACCCCGACCTGCTCCTCTGCTCCGGCCCGGCCGACCCGGCCGCCCGCGCCCTGATGACGATCCGCGCCTCCGCCGACGGCGGCACCACCTGGCACACGGCGTTCACCGTCGACGGGCTGCCCGCCGCCTACTCCGACCTGGTCCGCATCGACCGGCACACGGTCGGGCTGCTGTACGAGACCGGTGACTTCGGCGCCTACGAGACGATCACCTTCCGCCGGGTGCCCGTGCAGCGGCTGACCTGATCCGGTACGGGCCCGCAGGCGGACGTAGAGTCGGGCCATGACCTCTACCGACAGCGCACAGAAGGCCCCCGCCAAGGACCCCTGGGACCTGCCCGACGTCTCCGGGTACGTCGTCGGCGTGCTCGGCGGCACCGGACCGCAGGGCAAGGGCCTCGCCCACCGGCTCGCCCGGGCCGGCCAGAAGGTGATCATCGGCTCCCGGTCCGCCGAGCGCGCCCAGGCCGCCGCCGCGGAACTCGGCGACGGCGTCGAGGGCGCGGACAACGCCGAGACCGCGCGCCGCAGCGACATCGTGATCGTCGCCGTACCTTGGGACGGCCACGGCGACACGCTGAAGGCCCTGCGCGAGGAACTGGCCGGCAAGCTCGTCGTGGACTGCGTCAACCCGCTCGGCTTCGACAAGAAGGGCGCCTACGCCCTCAGGCCCGAGGAGGGCAGCGCCGCCGAGCAGGC contains:
- a CDS encoding sialidase family protein; the encoded protein is MTDATVPFRAGHDGYAAFRIPAVVATGAGTLLAFCEGRADSSADHGRIDIVLKRSTDGGRTWGPLLVAASNGKNLAGNPAPVVLDTGRILLVHIRAAARATEADILRGRVKDADGRRVWVRHSDDDGLTWSTPTEITARVKKPGWRWYATTPGHALQLSGGRVLVPANHTLPPTGTDTGAEARYNSGHCLLSDDRGASWYLGYVDENTDGYVNVNETTAAELPDGRVYLNTRNDSPSPGNRADAHSEDGGRTLVKPFRPQAGLPAPVCQASVLQLRDPDLLLCSGPADPAARALMTIRASADGGTTWHTAFTVDGLPAAYSDLVRIDRHTVGLLYETGDFGAYETITFRRVPVQRLT
- the npdG gene encoding NADPH-dependent F420 reductase; protein product: MTSTDSAQKAPAKDPWDLPDVSGYVVGVLGGTGPQGKGLAHRLARAGQKVIIGSRSAERAQAAAAELGDGVEGADNAETARRSDIVIVAVPWDGHGDTLKALREELAGKLVVDCVNPLGFDKKGAYALRPEEGSAAEQAAALLPDSRVTAAFHHLSAVLLQDPEVEQIDTDVMVLGEERADVEIVQALAGRVPGMRGVFAGRLRNAHQVESLVANLISVNRRYKAHAGLRVTDV